In one Fusarium keratoplasticum isolate Fu6.1 chromosome 5, whole genome shotgun sequence genomic region, the following are encoded:
- a CDS encoding RRNA adenine N(6)-methyltransferase gives MFLVRRHNARKMRPFLRARANARKQSTRVTEEMLVAGTPVAERLKETGLWKWQRGRRVTKGVPVGDKHRVNIVSEKLCDDIANYIGPSLDRHRGCDLIDINPGAGLWSRTLHDLVQPRKHILMEPDVEVYGSMLSDLIERPGVQLLPKAGILWREVNDMLATCISPEKKADPNAVPERNDTLLVNINMSFAPPKKFQMFECVSTMVLYQLMSSIKTASLFQQYGLVRMLIWVNDDSKRRLVPHSATRRKRSTFEAELSCEWIREIAGKDVEFEAQELRDEWINLESGYNTLARMKKAGLTMPSDRETFLYKTMMADESLMGQKLAGVRRPILSRPFRTELEGLESEFASSKEEEPSKRLKALRYRGRYDIEDSTTYHELIQQGEAASQIWKTDPAAFAAADAAWNAKIQLLKKNNRKEYVIFRDNYHIFRQDPPLLHWDRRPFEPLDVRADEFYPQVPCALLDLQPKTMHKYLRQHGPTAREGSLADAILRFWYSYSLYPVSKAMDSLWPGFGKMFPEITCLRDPAKGGSPLSGDGEMPARCVNEKQWTEIVETFLNWPFVPEYQELVGRMMDESEGEDEDDAKSGATGAGGVGGSMNL, from the exons ATGTTTCTCGTTCGGCGGCACAATGCGAGAAAGATGCGGCCGTTCCTACGCGCCAGGGCAAACGCCCGCAAGCAGAGCACCCGTGTGACAGAAGAGATGCTCGTCGCGGGGACTCCCGTCGCAGAGAGGCTTAAGGAAACCGGGCTTTGGAAGTGGcagagggggaggagggttACGAAGGGTGTGCCTGTTGGTGATAAGCATCGTGTAAACATTGTCAGCGAGAAGCTATGCG ATGACATTGCTAATTACATTGGCCCCTCCCTCGACCGTCACCGCGGCTGCGATCTCATCGACATAAATCCCGGCGCTGGCCTCTGGAGCCGCACCCTCCACGACCTCGTCCAGCCCCGCAAGCACATCCTCATGGAGCCCGATGTCGAGGTCTACGGGTCCATGCTCTCCGACCTCATCGAGAGGCCAGGCGTGCAGCTCCTCCCAAAGGCCGGCATCCTCTGGCGAGAGGTCAACGACATGCTCGCGACATGCATATCACCCGAGAAAAAGGCAGACCCCAACGCCGTGCCGGAGCGCAACGATACCTTgctcgtcaacatcaacatgtCATTCGCCCCCCCGAAAAAGTTTCAGATGTTTGAGTGCGTCAGCACAATGGTTCTATACCAGCTCATGTCATCCATAAAGACAGCCTCGCTGTTCCAGCAGTACGGCCTAGTTCGGATGCTAATCTGGGTCAACGACGACTCGAAGCGCAGACTCGTCCCGCACTCTGCTACGCGTCGCAAGAGGAGCACCTTTGAGGCTGAGCTCTCGTGCGAGTGGATCCGAGAGATCGCCGGCAAGGACGTCGAGTTCGAGGCCCAGGAGCTCCGGGACGAGTGGATCAACCTCGAGTCCGGGTATAATACTCTTGCCAGGATGAAAAAGGCCGGCCTGACCATGCCCTCGGACAGGGAGACGTTCCTCTacaagacgatgatggctgATGAGAGCCTCATGGGCCAGAAGCTCGCCGGAGTCCGGAGACCCATCCTCAGCAGACCTTTCCGCACGGAGCTTGAAGGTCTAGAATCCGAATTCGCCTCgtccaaggaagaagagcctTCCAAACGCCTGAAAGCCCTCCGATACCGAGGAAGATACGACATTGAAGACTCAACCACGTATCATGAGCTCATCCAGCAAGGCGAGGCAGCATCCCAAATCTGGAAGACGGACCCCGCCGccttcgccgccgccgacgcAGCATGGaacgccaagatccagcTCCTAAAGAAGAACAACCGCAAGGAGTACGTCATCTTCCGAGACAACTATCACATCTTCCGGCAAGACCCCCCACTGTTGCACTGGGACCGTCGTCCCTTTGAGCCCCTCGACGTTCGAGCAGACGAGTTCTACCCTCAGGTCCCCTGTGCGCTGCTCGACCTTCAACCAAAGACGATGCACAAGTACCTCCGACAGCACGGCCCGACGGCCCGCGAAGGAAGTCTAGCAGACGCGATACTGCGTTTCTGGTACAGCTACTCCCTGTACCCGGTATCCAAGGCCATGGACAGCCTGTGGCCGGGCTTCGGCAAGATGTTCCCCGAGATAACATGTCTGCGGGACCCTGCCAAGGGTGGTTCACCGCTATCGGGCGACGGAGAGATGCCCGCTCGGTGCGTCAACGAGAAGCAGTGGACTGAGATTGTCGAGACCTTTTTGAACTGGCCGTTTGTGCCCGAATACCAGGAGTTGGTGGGACGCATGATGGACGAGAGTGaaggtgaggatgaggatgatgccaagaGTGGAGCTacaggagctggaggagttggagggtCGATGAACCTGTAG
- a CDS encoding CAP10 domain-containing protein codes for MVKMLAPGFRSRRATPFIRFAVVAGLFLFAFWTLSSRTPSINIPTRQPVNVKPFGNSKPSDQKPVSDPGVRGVHPIDKLIHDAGKSYKALVAKESHTLEEAAQAYRQRRGRHPPPGFDKWFEFAKANNAIVVEEFWDQIYHDLEPFWGVPQPIIRKEAYSFEMSIHIRNGKANSTSDWFWTQIWLDMIRSIEHLIPDLDMPLNAMDEPRLVVPWEDIDGYLTAGAKSRALLPTKDVISDFQTLPPPGRHDRYARIPFKRWEKTSPYWPIARRGCPPESPARTAEMKETFNMPPEIDIANAQEHSFEGFVSNFTLSSDICHQPDLQGLNGLLINPISVSSTKVLFPMFGGSKLAINNEILLPPPIYWKGEERFTGGEDNDVDWKDKTSKVIWRGVATGGRNKADNWRGFHRHRFVSMNNETKVSSVEAGLAVPENFVLPSEKYNLKAQSQGRLGEWIGEWSEVGFVDLMCHPNNDEGTCWYTDHYFKKVEGMKMHDQFDYKYLPDIDGNSFSGRYLGFLNSTSLPIKATLFREWHDSRLVPWVHFVPMDNRFQDFYGIMEYFLGYKDISGHDKVAEKIALEGRDWAEKVLRKEDMQIYVLRLLLEYGRVIADDRDKMGWVEDAKKDPSIEKTWQSFNM; via the exons atggtcaagatgcTTGCGCCTGGCTTCAGGTCACGGCGCGCCACCCCTTTTATACGCTtcgccgtcgtcgctggcCTGTTCCTCTTTGCCTTCTGGACACTAAGCTCGCGAACACCCTCTATTAATATCCCTACTCGACAACCTGTGAACGTAAAGCCTTTCGGCAATTCAAAGCCTTCT GACCAGAAACCCGTATCAGACCCTGGCGTGAGGGGCGTCCACCCCATAGATAAACTCATCCACGATGCTGGAAAATCATACAAAGCACTCGTTGCGAAGGAATCCCACACCCTCGAAGAGGCTGCCCAGGCCTACCGACAGCGCCGTGGCCGTCACCCTCCCCCTGGGTTCGACAAGTGGTTCGAGTTTGCGAAAGCCAACAATGCTATCGTCGTGGAGGAATTTTGGGACCAGATTTACCATGATCTCGAGCCTTTCTGGGGCGTTCCCCAGCCCATTATCCGCAAGGAGGCATACAGCTTCGAGATGTCGATTCATATTCGAAATGGCAAGGCCAACTCGACTAGCGATTGGTTCTGGACTCAGATTTGGCTCGACATGATTCGATCCATTGAGCACTTGATCCCCGACCTGGACATGCCTCTCAACGCAATGGACGAGCCTCGCTTGGTCGTCCCCTGGGAGGACATTGATGGTTACTTGACTGCCGGAGCCAAGTCTCGTGCTCTGCTGCCAACCAAGGATGTCATCTCTGATTTCCAGACACTTCCCCCGCCGGGCCGTCATGACCGATACGCCAGAATTCCGTTCAAGCGATGGGAAAAGACCA GCCCCTACTGGCCCATTGCCCGGCGAGGCTGCCCACCAGAGAGCCCTGCCCGcacggccgagatgaaggaaACATTTAACATGCCTCCAGAGATCGATATCGCAAACGCTCAAGAGCACTCCTTCGAAGGCTTCGTATCCAATTTTACCCTCTCGAGCGATATCTGCCATCAACCCGATCTTCAAGGCCTGAAtggtctcctcatcaaccccATCTCAGTCTCGTCGACCAAGGTCTTGTTCCCCATGTTTGGCGGCTCCAAGCTTGCTATCAACAACGAaatcctcctccctcccccgATCTACTGGAAAGGCGAAGAACGATTTACCGGCGGTGAAGACAACGACGTGGATTGGAAGGACAAGACCAGCAAGGTCATTTGGCGAGGTGTCGCAACTGGAGGACGAAACAAGGCCGACAACTGGCGAGGTTTCCATCGCCACCGATTCGTTTCGATGAACAACGAGACCAAGGTATCGAGCGTCGAGGCCGGTTTGGCAGTGCCCGAGAACTTTGTGCTACCATCAGAAAAGTACAATTTGAAGGCCCAATCCCAGGGCCGCCTGGGTGAATGGATCGGAGAGTGGTCAGAAGTCGGCTTCGTGGACCTCATGTGCCATCCCAACAATGACGAGGGCACATGTTGGTACACTGACCACTACttcaagaaggtcgagggGATGAAGATGCACGACCAGTTTGACTACAAGTATCTTCCTGATATCGACGGGAACTCGTTTTCAGGCCGATACCTCGGATTCCTCAACTCGACCTCGCTTCCTATCAAAGCCACGCTCTTCCGAGAGTGGCACGACAGCCGACTTGTGCCATGGGTGCACTTTGTCCCCATGGACAATCGGTTCCAGGACTTTTACGGTATCATGGAGTATTTCCTTGGATACAAGGATATCAGCGGACATGACAAGGTGGCGGAGAAGATTGCCCTCGAGGGTAGGGACTGGGCAGAGAAGGTGCTCCGAAAGGAGGACATGCAGATTTACGTCCTTCGATTACTCCTCGAATACGGACGAGTCATTGCCGACGATCGAGACAAGATGGGCTGGGTGGAagacgccaagaaggaccCATCAATCGAGAAGACATGGCAGAGCTTCAACATGTGA